From a region of the Enterobacter cancerogenus genome:
- the rfaF gene encoding ADP-heptose--LPS heptosyltransferase RfaF, with protein MKILVIGPSWVGDMMMSQSLYRTLKARYPQAIIDVMAPAWCRPLLSRMPEVNEAIPMPLGHGALEIGERRKLGHSLREKRYDRAWVLPNSFKSALVPFFAGIPHRTGWRGEMRYGLLNDARVLDKEAWPLMVERYVALAYDKGVMRSAKDLPQPLLWPQLQVSEGEKSHTCNAFNLSAERPMIGFCPGAEFGPAKRWPHYHYAELAKQLIDEGFQIVLFGSAKDHEAGNDILATLSTEQQAWCRNLAGETQLEQAVILLAVCKAVVTNDSGLMHVAAALSRPLVALYGPSSPDFTPPLSHKARVIRLIDGYHKVRKGDAAEGYHQSLIDITPARVLEELNDLLLSEEG; from the coding sequence ATGAAGATACTGGTGATCGGCCCGTCCTGGGTGGGCGACATGATGATGTCGCAAAGTCTCTATCGCACGCTCAAGGCGCGCTATCCCCAGGCGATAATCGACGTGATGGCACCCGCGTGGTGCCGTCCGCTGTTGTCGCGTATGCCGGAAGTGAATGAAGCGATCCCGATGCCGCTCGGCCACGGGGCGCTGGAAATCGGCGAACGCCGCAAGCTCGGCCACAGCCTGCGCGAAAAGCGCTATGACCGCGCCTGGGTGCTGCCTAACTCCTTCAAATCTGCCCTCGTGCCTTTCTTTGCGGGCATTCCGCACCGCACCGGCTGGCGCGGTGAAATGCGCTACGGCCTGCTGAACGACGCGCGCGTGCTGGATAAAGAAGCCTGGCCGCTGATGGTTGAGCGCTATGTGGCGCTGGCCTACGACAAGGGCGTGATGCGCAGCGCGAAAGACCTGCCGCAGCCGCTGCTCTGGCCGCAGTTGCAGGTCAGCGAGGGAGAGAAATCCCATACCTGTAACGCCTTTAACCTCTCTGCCGAACGGCCGATGATCGGCTTTTGCCCCGGCGCAGAATTTGGCCCGGCTAAACGCTGGCCGCACTATCACTACGCGGAACTGGCGAAACAGCTGATCGACGAAGGCTTTCAGATCGTCCTGTTTGGTTCGGCGAAAGACCACGAGGCGGGCAACGACATTCTCGCCACGCTCAGTACCGAACAGCAGGCATGGTGTCGCAACCTGGCCGGTGAAACGCAGCTGGAGCAAGCGGTGATCCTGCTGGCCGTCTGTAAAGCCGTGGTCACTAATGACTCCGGCCTGATGCACGTCGCCGCCGCGCTGAGCCGCCCGCTGGTGGCGCTTTACGGCCCAAGCAGCCCGGACTTTACCCCGCCGTTGTCGCATAAAGCGCGGGTCATTCGCCTGATCGACGGCTACCATAAAGTGCGTAAAGGCGATGCGGCAGAAGGCTATCATCAGAGCCTGATCGACATCACGCCCGCGCGCGTCCTCGAAGAGCTTAACGACCTGCTGCTGAGCGAAGAAGGATAA
- a CDS encoding glycosyltransferase family 2 protein — protein sequence MAFLSIIIAAHNTEDTLDATLHSLRDAIADEGDEVEVILFNDHSDDATQDIIEKWLPEFPNAISRKVEYRNVGRVRNAAVSLSSGEYITMLDSDDQLKPRSISDAVAFLKAQRPDMVLTRLLEVRDLRKITADWQGFSPVALSQQDAIKRFLQHKDFQAHLIGQFIHRRLYQSNPIPAMICYEDFAVFPGMLMQSHKIFYQRQGHYYYIKRRDSLSSQLNASKIATLVECTLQMEKTFPQQFIHLIHCHWFDIYSNHRKLLSEHQLQLVKQRVKSLYSLSFFLSSDVRFSYKKRVIEALWKK from the coding sequence ATGGCTTTTCTAAGCATCATTATTGCAGCGCATAATACCGAAGATACTCTGGACGCCACCCTACACAGCCTGCGGGACGCAATTGCGGATGAGGGCGATGAGGTAGAGGTTATTCTCTTTAATGACCATTCAGACGATGCCACGCAAGATATTATTGAGAAGTGGTTGCCAGAATTTCCGAATGCGATATCGCGGAAAGTTGAGTATCGCAACGTAGGCCGTGTTCGAAACGCTGCTGTCTCGCTATCATCCGGCGAATACATTACCATGCTCGACAGCGACGACCAGCTTAAGCCTCGCAGTATCAGCGATGCCGTGGCGTTCCTGAAAGCACAGCGTCCTGATATGGTGCTGACACGCCTGCTGGAAGTTCGTGATTTACGAAAAATCACCGCCGACTGGCAGGGGTTTTCACCTGTCGCCTTGTCTCAACAGGATGCGATAAAACGCTTTTTGCAGCATAAAGATTTCCAGGCCCACCTCATCGGCCAGTTCATTCACCGCAGGCTATACCAAAGCAACCCCATTCCTGCGATGATCTGCTATGAAGATTTCGCCGTATTTCCTGGCATGCTGATGCAATCGCACAAAATATTTTACCAGCGGCAGGGGCACTATTATTACATCAAGCGTCGTGACAGTTTATCGAGCCAACTTAACGCCAGTAAAATCGCTACGCTTGTTGAATGCACGCTGCAGATGGAAAAAACGTTTCCGCAGCAATTTATTCATCTTATTCATTGTCACTGGTTTGACATCTACAGCAACCATCGAAAATTATTGTCAGAGCATCAATTACAACTTGTGAAACAGCGGGTGAAATCACTTTATTCCTTGTCATTTTTCCTGTCCAGCGACGTTCGTTTCAGTTACAAAAAAAGGGTTATTGAGGCATTATGGAAAAAATAA
- the rfaC gene encoding lipopolysaccharide heptosyltransferase RfaC → MRVLIVKTSSMGDVLHTLPSLTDAARAIPGIRFDWVVEEGFAQIPTWHDAVDRVIPVAIRRWRKAWFSAPVKAERNAFRDAVQAQRYDAIIDAQGLVKSAALVTRLAHGVKHGMDWQTAREPLASLFYNHRHHIPKQQHAVERTRELFAKSLGYSKPETQGDYAISQHFQRDADNRATPYVVFLHATTRDDKHWPETHWRRLIELMQPTGIHIKLPWGAEHERQRAERLAAGFSHVEVLPKLTLAKVAAELAGAEAVVSVDTGLSHLTAALDRPNITLFGPTDPGLIGGYGKNQHQMVSPTQQTRDITADAIFSFLQSSHRLSNRDI, encoded by the coding sequence ATGCGGGTATTGATCGTTAAAACCTCATCAATGGGCGACGTGCTGCACACGCTGCCGTCCCTGACGGACGCCGCGCGCGCCATTCCCGGCATCCGCTTTGACTGGGTGGTGGAAGAGGGTTTCGCGCAAATCCCGACCTGGCATGACGCGGTTGACCGGGTGATCCCGGTTGCCATTCGCCGCTGGCGCAAGGCGTGGTTCTCCGCGCCGGTTAAGGCCGAGCGCAACGCCTTTCGCGACGCGGTGCAGGCTCAGCGCTACGACGCCATTATTGACGCGCAGGGGCTGGTGAAAAGCGCCGCGCTGGTCACGCGTCTGGCGCACGGCGTAAAGCACGGTATGGACTGGCAAACCGCCCGCGAGCCGCTGGCAAGCCTGTTCTATAACCATCGCCATCATATCCCGAAGCAACAACACGCGGTGGAACGCACCCGGGAGCTGTTTGCTAAAAGCCTCGGCTACAGCAAGCCCGAAACGCAGGGCGATTACGCGATATCGCAGCATTTCCAGCGTGACGCGGATAACCGTGCGACGCCTTATGTGGTGTTCCTCCATGCCACAACGCGGGACGATAAACACTGGCCGGAAACGCACTGGCGAAGATTGATTGAATTAATGCAACCTACCGGCATCCATATTAAACTGCCCTGGGGTGCTGAACACGAGCGCCAACGTGCTGAGCGGTTAGCGGCAGGTTTTTCGCACGTAGAAGTGTTACCTAAGCTCACGCTGGCAAAGGTTGCTGCAGAGCTGGCAGGTGCAGAGGCTGTCGTGTCCGTTGATACGGGACTGAGCCACTTAACCGCAGCATTGGATCGCCCCAATATCACGCTATTCGGCCCCACCGATCCCGGGCTGATTGGCGGCTACGGTAAAAACCAACATCAGATGGTCAGCCCTACTCAGCAGACGAGAGACATTACCGCAGATGCTATTTTTTCATTTTTACAGAGCAGCCATCGGCTTTCCAACAGGGATATTTAA
- the kbl gene encoding glycine C-acetyltransferase: MRGDFYKQLNSDLDTARAEGLFKEERIITSAQQADITVADGSHVINFCANNYLGLANHPELIAAAKNGMDTHGFGMASVRFICGTQDSHKQLEKKLANFLGMEDAILYSSCFDANGGLFETLLGADDAIISDALNHASIIDGVRLCKAKRFRYANNDMAELEARLKEAREAGARHVLIATDGVFSMDGVIANLKGVCDLADKYDALVMVDDSHAVGFVGENGRGSHEYCEVMGRVDIITGTLGKALGGASGGYTAARKEVVEWLRQRSRPYLFSNSLAPAIVAASIKVLEMVESGAELRDRLWSNARLFREKMSAAGFTLAGADHAIIPVMLGDAVVAQNFARELQKEGIYVTGFFFPVVPKGQARIRTQMSAAHSPEQIERAVEAFTRIGKQLGVIA, encoded by the coding sequence ATGCGTGGTGATTTTTACAAACAGTTAAACAGCGACCTGGACACCGCACGTGCGGAAGGGTTGTTCAAAGAAGAACGTATTATCACGTCTGCGCAGCAGGCGGACATCACCGTTGCCGACGGCAGCCACGTGATCAACTTTTGCGCGAACAACTACTTAGGCCTGGCGAATCACCCGGAGCTGATTGCTGCTGCCAAAAATGGCATGGACACCCACGGTTTTGGGATGGCCTCCGTGCGCTTCATCTGCGGCACGCAGGACAGCCACAAGCAGCTTGAGAAAAAGCTGGCGAACTTCCTCGGAATGGAAGATGCGATCCTCTACTCCTCCTGCTTCGACGCCAACGGTGGCCTGTTCGAGACGCTGCTTGGCGCAGACGATGCGATTATCTCCGACGCCCTGAACCACGCCTCCATCATCGACGGTGTGCGCCTGTGTAAAGCGAAGCGCTTCCGCTACGCTAACAACGACATGGCCGAGCTGGAAGCGCGCCTGAAAGAGGCGCGTGAAGCCGGTGCCCGTCATGTGCTGATTGCCACCGACGGCGTGTTCTCTATGGACGGCGTGATTGCCAACCTGAAAGGCGTGTGCGACCTGGCAGACAAATACGACGCGCTGGTGATGGTCGATGATTCTCACGCCGTCGGCTTCGTGGGTGAGAATGGCCGTGGCTCGCACGAATACTGTGAGGTGATGGGTCGCGTGGACATCATCACCGGCACGCTGGGCAAAGCGCTCGGCGGCGCGTCCGGCGGCTATACCGCTGCGCGTAAAGAGGTGGTCGAGTGGCTGCGCCAGCGCTCCCGCCCGTATCTGTTCTCCAACTCCCTGGCCCCGGCGATTGTCGCCGCCTCCATTAAGGTGCTGGAGATGGTGGAATCCGGCGCTGAGCTGCGCGACCGTCTGTGGTCCAACGCCCGTCTGTTCCGTGAAAAAATGAGTGCGGCAGGTTTCACCCTGGCCGGTGCAGACCACGCGATCATCCCGGTGATGCTGGGCGATGCGGTTGTGGCGCAGAACTTTGCCCGCGAGCTGCAAAAAGAGGGGATTTACGTCACCGGGTTCTTCTTCCCGGTGGTGCCAAAAGGTCAGGCGCGTATCCGCACCCAGATGTCTGCGGCGCATTCACCTGAACAAATTGAGCGTGCGGTAGAAGCCTTTACCCGCATCGGTAAACAGCTGGGCGTAATTGCCTGA
- the rfaQ gene encoding putative lipopolysaccharide heptosyltransferase III produces the protein MMMNNLPDMPDLRILLIKLRHHGDMLLTTPVIDSLRQAWPQAQIDVLLYEETRDMLAAHPAIGTIYGIDRKWKQLGTLKHLQKEWQLLCALRAQHYHLVINLADQWRSAIVTRFTGAPVRIGFAFNKRNTAFWRFCHTALAPVTNHNALHTVEQNLSILSPLPVVPQPAVTMAYRSEDWENARQKLAQTGVGDDYIVIQPTSRWFFKCWDEGKMAQTITALQQDGHTVVLTAGPDKKEMAMIERILAASPKTGVVSLAGQLTLRQLASLIDHARLFIGVDSVPMHMAAALQTPCVALFGPSKLTFWSPWQVKGEVIWAGDYGPLPNPDAIDTNTKERYLDAIPVEAVVSAARRYL, from the coding sequence ATGATGATGAATAACTTACCTGACATGCCTGATTTGCGCATTTTACTTATCAAACTTCGCCATCATGGCGACATGTTACTCACCACACCCGTCATTGATTCGTTACGCCAGGCATGGCCGCAGGCACAGATTGACGTGCTGCTTTATGAAGAAACCCGCGATATGCTCGCCGCGCATCCGGCCATCGGTACCATCTATGGTATCGATCGTAAGTGGAAGCAGCTGGGAACATTGAAGCATCTTCAAAAAGAGTGGCAGCTACTTTGCGCGTTAAGAGCGCAACATTATCATCTGGTGATCAACCTTGCCGATCAGTGGCGCAGCGCGATTGTAACGCGTTTTACCGGCGCGCCTGTTCGTATCGGGTTCGCCTTCAATAAACGCAATACTGCCTTCTGGCGCTTTTGCCATACTGCATTAGCCCCCGTCACAAATCACAACGCGTTACACACCGTCGAACAAAATCTCTCCATACTTTCACCGTTACCGGTGGTTCCCCAGCCGGCCGTCACCATGGCTTACCGTTCAGAAGACTGGGAGAACGCACGTCAAAAGCTCGCGCAAACGGGTGTGGGGGATGACTACATCGTGATTCAGCCTACGTCGCGCTGGTTCTTTAAATGCTGGGACGAAGGCAAAATGGCGCAAACCATTACGGCGCTTCAGCAGGATGGTCACACCGTCGTGCTGACTGCCGGGCCGGATAAAAAAGAGATGGCGATGATTGAGCGCATTCTTGCCGCCTCGCCGAAAACCGGCGTCGTCTCGCTGGCGGGCCAATTAACGCTGCGTCAGCTGGCCTCCCTCATCGATCATGCTCGATTATTTATTGGCGTGGATTCCGTGCCGATGCATATGGCCGCCGCGCTGCAAACACCGTGTGTCGCGCTTTTTGGCCCGTCCAAACTGACGTTCTGGTCGCCGTGGCAGGTAAAAGGGGAGGTGATATGGGCAGGCGATTACGGCCCGCTCCCCAACCCGGACGCCATTGATACCAACACCAAAGAACGCTACCTCGACGCCATTCCTGTGGAAGCCGTCGTCTCCGCGGCAAGGAGATACCTGTAA
- a CDS encoding O-antigen ligase family protein: MEKIKLRLYQLTLMLSLISLALVLVSSGKQREFFYIAVYASIIGLAFEYKKITWRPFSIALPILLVGLLNLIWYFAYEYHNVGINVYSDYLGACKKLILGSILVFYLDRFKLYVTKESFQKYFLIATATGFVLATSYGFYQALQGINRVEMAINRPTIAAYVYSVLSLAFVYSLYLLKNVKMYVLAGVVVLISYVLILLTATRAAMGLYLILAIVLTLLHFRKIHLKPLLIFLCIVAGIIIVSYKPLISPKIEQTESELTNYQKGHDATSLGARFSMWKVGFFNGVAHPLGQSIDSRESWTRSYVKDGHSDVTAALGYLRIHLHNEFIEKYSLQGIPGVAILLFFFVSVMVYALRNRNGLLLTTMLLLLLYGLTDVILLSSEALIFFMTLFALSTPFSQPKHP; the protein is encoded by the coding sequence ATGGAAAAAATAAAGTTAAGACTTTATCAGTTAACGCTCATGCTGAGCCTTATCTCTTTGGCGTTAGTACTGGTTAGCTCAGGAAAACAAAGAGAATTTTTTTATATAGCCGTCTATGCCAGCATTATCGGCTTAGCCTTTGAATATAAAAAAATTACATGGCGGCCTTTCAGTATAGCGCTTCCTATTTTACTGGTGGGATTACTTAACCTTATTTGGTATTTCGCATACGAATATCATAATGTTGGTATCAATGTTTACAGTGATTATCTTGGTGCGTGCAAAAAATTAATCCTTGGAAGTATTTTAGTTTTTTATCTGGATCGCTTTAAGCTTTACGTTACAAAAGAAAGTTTCCAGAAGTATTTTCTGATCGCCACCGCAACAGGATTTGTACTCGCGACAAGTTATGGATTTTATCAGGCTTTACAGGGAATCAATCGCGTAGAGATGGCGATTAATCGACCAACCATCGCGGCCTATGTCTATTCTGTGCTTTCATTAGCCTTTGTATATAGCCTTTACCTTCTGAAAAATGTAAAGATGTACGTTCTGGCGGGAGTGGTTGTCTTAATTTCCTACGTCCTGATTTTATTAACTGCTACGCGTGCCGCCATGGGTCTTTATCTCATTTTGGCTATCGTTTTAACGCTTCTCCATTTCAGAAAAATTCATCTAAAACCGCTATTAATCTTCTTATGCATCGTTGCAGGCATAATAATCGTTAGTTATAAGCCCTTAATTTCACCAAAGATTGAACAAACAGAAAGTGAGTTAACAAATTATCAGAAAGGGCATGATGCGACGTCCCTGGGAGCCCGTTTCTCTATGTGGAAAGTTGGATTCTTTAACGGCGTTGCACATCCGCTGGGCCAGTCTATTGATAGCAGAGAATCGTGGACACGAAGTTATGTCAAAGATGGTCATTCAGATGTAACGGCTGCTCTCGGGTACTTGCGAATTCACCTCCACAACGAATTTATCGAGAAATACTCGCTACAGGGCATTCCCGGCGTGGCTATCCTGCTGTTTTTCTTTGTTTCTGTTATGGTTTACGCGCTAAGAAACAGAAACGGCCTGCTGTTAACCACCATGCTTCTGTTACTGCTTTATGGCCTGACGGATGTCATATTGCTGAGTTCAGAAGCGTTGATTTTCTTTATGACGCTGTTCGCGTTAAGCACGCCGTTCTCGCAACCAAAGCACCCGTAA
- the rfaD gene encoding ADP-glyceromanno-heptose 6-epimerase, translating into MIIVTGGAGFIGSNIIKALNDKGITDILVVDNLKDGTKFVNLVDLNIADYMDKEDFLIQIMAGEELGDIEAIFHEGACSSTTEWDGKYMMDNNYQYSKELLHYCLEREIPFLYASSAATYGGRTSDFIESREYEQPLNVYGYSKFLFDEYVRQILPEANSQIVGFRYFNVYGPREGHKGSMASVAFHLNTQLNNGESPKLFEGSDGFKRDFVYVGDVAAVNLWFWENGVSGIFNLGTGRAESFQAVADAALAWHKKGTLEYIPFPEKLKGRYQAFTQADLTNLRAAGYDKPFKTVAEGVTEYMAWLNRDA; encoded by the coding sequence ATGATCATCGTTACCGGCGGCGCGGGCTTTATCGGCAGCAATATTATTAAGGCCCTCAATGACAAAGGCATCACCGACATCCTGGTGGTGGACAACCTGAAAGACGGCACCAAGTTTGTGAACCTGGTGGATCTGAACATTGCTGACTACATGGATAAAGAAGATTTCCTTATCCAGATTATGGCAGGCGAAGAGTTAGGCGACATCGAAGCCATCTTCCACGAAGGCGCATGCTCCTCCACCACCGAGTGGGACGGCAAGTATATGATGGACAATAACTATCAGTACTCCAAAGAGCTGCTGCACTACTGCCTGGAGCGTGAAATCCCGTTCCTGTACGCATCATCTGCGGCTACCTACGGCGGACGCACGTCAGACTTTATCGAATCCCGTGAATATGAGCAGCCGCTGAACGTCTACGGCTACTCCAAGTTCCTGTTCGATGAATATGTCCGTCAGATCCTGCCAGAAGCGAACTCCCAGATTGTTGGCTTCCGCTACTTTAACGTCTACGGACCGCGCGAAGGCCACAAAGGCAGTATGGCGAGCGTCGCGTTCCACCTGAATACCCAGTTGAACAACGGCGAAAGCCCGAAACTGTTTGAAGGCAGCGACGGCTTCAAGCGTGACTTCGTCTACGTGGGCGACGTCGCGGCCGTGAACCTGTGGTTCTGGGAAAACGGCGTATCCGGCATCTTCAACCTGGGCACGGGCCGCGCCGAATCCTTCCAGGCCGTGGCCGACGCCGCGCTGGCCTGGCATAAGAAAGGCACCCTGGAGTACATTCCGTTCCCGGAAAAACTGAAAGGCCGCTATCAGGCATTCACCCAGGCCGATCTGACCAACCTGCGTGCTGCGGGCTACGATAAGCCGTTCAAGACCGTTGCCGAAGGCGTAACGGAGTATATGGCCTGGCTGAATCGCGACGCGTAA
- a CDS encoding polysaccharide deacetylase family protein: protein MKKPAFIITIDTEGDNLWQNHRVIKTENARYLARFQSLCERFGFKPVWLTNYEMAIEPVFIAFAKDVIARGAGEVGMHLHAWNSPPEHDLTGDDWRWQPYLIEFPDDVMREKVLFMTELLEETFQTKMLSHRAGRWAFDSRYAQLLIELGYQVDCSVTPRVNWRNAKGAPQGKGGTNYHAFPDHAYFMDVENVARPGNSPLLEVPMSIQYKHPAWLNTVKQGYDRLRGKYRSPSVNWLRPSGGNASQMIQVAQQCLSQGNDYVEFMLHSSEFMPGGSPTFKDDAAIEGLYQDLETLFTWLSDKTVGMTLAEFYQHKKQ, encoded by the coding sequence ATGAAAAAACCAGCGTTTATCATCACGATTGATACTGAAGGCGATAATCTCTGGCAAAACCATCGGGTTATTAAAACGGAAAACGCACGCTACCTGGCTCGGTTCCAGTCGCTCTGCGAGCGTTTTGGCTTTAAGCCCGTCTGGTTGACGAACTATGAGATGGCGATTGAACCAGTTTTCATCGCGTTTGCTAAAGACGTTATCGCCCGCGGTGCGGGGGAGGTGGGTATGCACCTTCATGCGTGGAATAGCCCGCCGGAGCACGATCTCACCGGGGATGACTGGCGCTGGCAGCCGTATCTGATTGAATTCCCGGACGATGTCATGCGCGAAAAAGTGCTGTTCATGACTGAGCTGCTGGAAGAGACATTTCAGACCAAAATGCTCAGCCACCGTGCCGGGCGCTGGGCGTTCGATAGCCGTTACGCCCAATTGCTGATCGAGCTGGGTTATCAGGTGGATTGTTCCGTCACGCCGCGCGTGAACTGGCGCAATGCAAAAGGTGCCCCGCAAGGAAAGGGCGGAACGAACTATCATGCTTTTCCTGACCACGCCTACTTCATGGACGTCGAGAACGTTGCCCGGCCGGGTAACAGCCCATTACTCGAAGTCCCGATGAGCATTCAGTATAAACATCCCGCCTGGCTGAACACCGTTAAGCAGGGCTACGATCGCCTTCGCGGGAAATACCGCTCGCCTTCCGTCAACTGGCTGCGTCCTTCGGGTGGCAATGCCTCGCAGATGATTCAGGTTGCGCAGCAATGTTTGTCTCAGGGAAATGACTACGTGGAATTTATGCTTCACTCGTCTGAATTTATGCCGGGCGGAAGCCCAACGTTTAAAGACGATGCGGCGATCGAAGGTTTATATCAGGATTTAGAAACGCTCTTTACCTGGTTATCGGATAAGACCGTGGGGATGACGCTGGCTGAGTTTTACCAGCACAAAAAACAATAA
- a CDS encoding glycosyltransferase family 4 protein, with protein sequence MKHYRLAIVRQKYRPDGGAERFVSRALTALSNQNLELNVITREWQGEKQDDWHIHICDPRKWGRISRERGFAHAARALWQQQQFDIVQSHERIPGCDIYRAGDGVHRRWLLQRARILPAWRAHMLMHDRYHRYVMNAEREMYQAPELKAVICNAEMIKREIVEDFDIDAKKIHVIYNSIDSCRFVPVEEVQRAALRQQFEVPADATVFCFVGSGFERKGLASAIRAIAGTAAWLIVVGQDKAERRYRDLARSLGCEGQIRFLGMQKETLPFYQLSDGLLLPTLYDPFPNVILEAMACGLPVITSTSCGGAEFIEQGQNGFSCDALDISTLKEAIAATPSLNNNNNMGLAARERVKEATPEKLSSQLISLYQKLLD encoded by the coding sequence ATGAAACACTATCGTCTGGCGATTGTTCGCCAAAAATATCGCCCGGACGGCGGGGCGGAACGTTTCGTCTCCAGAGCCCTTACCGCGTTAAGCAACCAAAACCTTGAACTCAACGTCATCACACGCGAATGGCAGGGCGAGAAGCAGGACGACTGGCATATCCACATCTGCGACCCGCGCAAATGGGGCCGCATCAGCCGCGAACGCGGATTTGCTCACGCCGCGCGCGCGCTCTGGCAACAGCAACAGTTTGATATTGTTCAAAGCCATGAGCGCATTCCAGGCTGTGACATTTATCGCGCAGGCGATGGCGTGCATCGGCGCTGGCTGCTGCAGCGCGCGCGTATCCTGCCCGCCTGGCGTGCACACATGCTCATGCATGACCGCTATCACCGCTATGTGATGAACGCCGAACGTGAAATGTATCAGGCACCCGAGTTGAAAGCCGTTATCTGTAATGCGGAGATGATCAAGCGCGAAATCGTCGAAGACTTTGATATTGACGCAAAAAAGATACATGTGATTTATAATTCAATTGATTCGTGCCGCTTCGTTCCAGTAGAAGAGGTACAACGTGCGGCATTGCGTCAGCAGTTTGAGGTGCCCGCTGACGCGACCGTGTTCTGCTTCGTGGGCTCGGGGTTTGAACGAAAAGGGTTAGCCAGCGCCATACGTGCTATTGCGGGAACCGCGGCATGGCTGATTGTGGTTGGACAGGATAAAGCAGAGCGTCGTTATCGCGACCTTGCCCGGTCATTAGGCTGTGAAGGGCAAATTCGCTTTCTGGGTATGCAAAAAGAGACGCTGCCATTTTACCAGCTATCCGATGGTTTACTGTTGCCAACGCTGTATGATCCCTTTCCTAACGTCATACTGGAAGCGATGGCCTGCGGTTTACCGGTCATTACGTCGACCAGCTGCGGTGGGGCAGAATTTATTGAGCAAGGCCAGAACGGCTTTTCCTGTGACGCACTTGATATCAGCACATTGAAGGAGGCGATAGCGGCCACCCCTTCACTGAACAACAATAACAACATGGGGCTTGCGGCGCGTGAACGCGTGAAAGAGGCGACTCCC
- a CDS encoding glycosyltransferase family 9 protein, whose amino-acid sequence MSYVFLLILLFPVKLIRKLFRKDTGKNLVIQTAKIGDFVNATPLLAYLQKSDVLISRSVAALAKHDDTIDQIFFIEQQKRNLWRKLCFACRIMNDYDNVYLLQPNSVNLFFAAACNAKNKQFLSTYTRRWYHGIFYTTADGTVEHGKKTLSVTNYLKLADRSLTWQASPKHATKPLFKPAVYPEVLDKPGVIRIGISIAAGNKAKTVPPVIWKRIVDKLADLPCEFYVFGAPSEQEWLDDITRAYGEIPNFINLIGKISLEELPWAISKMDCYIASDSGNIYIADAVGVPVVVLFGPCCHYEQRPLGNVLLIGNDDNINSYVFETRYYFSQPKEELFAVTEESLHQLKLFISTLQTARTTEHAIDAQGN is encoded by the coding sequence ATGAGTTACGTATTTCTGCTGATTTTACTTTTCCCGGTGAAACTCATCCGGAAGCTGTTTCGCAAAGACACGGGTAAGAACCTGGTCATTCAGACAGCCAAAATCGGTGACTTTGTTAATGCCACGCCTCTTCTGGCGTACCTGCAAAAAAGCGATGTGTTGATCAGCCGAAGCGTGGCTGCGCTGGCGAAGCATGATGACACTATCGATCAGATTTTTTTTATCGAGCAACAAAAGCGTAATTTGTGGCGTAAGCTGTGCTTTGCCTGCAGGATCATGAATGACTATGACAATGTGTATCTCCTGCAGCCCAACAGCGTGAATCTCTTTTTCGCCGCCGCCTGTAATGCCAAAAATAAACAATTCTTAAGCACCTATACCCGCCGGTGGTACCACGGTATTTTCTATACCACTGCCGACGGCACCGTTGAGCACGGCAAAAAGACGTTGTCGGTCACCAACTACCTGAAGCTGGCCGACCGCTCGCTAACGTGGCAAGCTTCCCCGAAGCACGCCACAAAGCCTCTGTTTAAGCCCGCCGTTTATCCGGAAGTCCTCGATAAACCCGGCGTCATTCGTATAGGCATCAGTATTGCCGCAGGCAATAAAGCGAAAACGGTCCCGCCGGTCATCTGGAAGCGTATTGTTGATAAGCTCGCCGATCTGCCGTGCGAGTTTTATGTGTTTGGTGCACCCAGTGAGCAAGAGTGGCTGGACGATATTACGCGTGCGTACGGTGAAATCCCTAACTTCATCAACCTCATCGGCAAGATTTCCCTTGAAGAGCTGCCGTGGGCAATCTCCAAAATGGATTGCTACATCGCGTCTGATTCCGGGAATATCTATATCGCAGATGCAGTCGGCGTGCCGGTAGTGGTGTTGTTCGGACCTTGCTGCCACTATGAACAGCGTCCGCTGGGCAATGTGTTACTGATTGGCAACGACGACAATATCAACTCCTACGTCTTTGAAACACGCTACTACTTCAGCCAGCCAAAAGAAGAGTTGTTTGCGGTAACCGAAGAATCCCTGCACCAGCTCAAACTCTTTATTTCGACTCTGCAGACTGCTCGCACAACCGAACATGCCATTGATGCTCAAGGAAATTAA